A window of Rhododendron vialii isolate Sample 1 chromosome 13a, ASM3025357v1 contains these coding sequences:
- the LOC131313957 gene encoding uncharacterized protein LOC131313957 translates to MPPITGKPLKLYISAGHQSIGCLLAQDNESGHEQAIYYLSRRLNECEIKYKPIEKLCLTLYFSAIKLRYYMLPSTVHVIAQTDIIKYILIRPILRDKQGKWLLSLIEYDLQYVPQKAVKGQALADFVANHPNMLMEKDEFEIHMIEIKPWKLSFDGSKTDRGVGAGVVFTSPKGDFLQFSFQLDESRILTNNQAEYEALIIGLEIAKELNIRYLNVTGDSQLVIRQITGEYKCNHPLLELQLQKVKILVSYFDEVHLQHVYRLENSDANQMAQIASGIRIPEGQNEKLIKVQKRFLPFSIERDGNDFDIMEISLVDDWRVPIKKFLENPKEKTDRNIKQRAINYVIMGNDLFRKSSDEVLLLCIAKSQTMIVMGEVHEGTCGSHQFGEKMKWLLKRYGYYWPTIRKDCISYAKGCQKCQQYGPIQRVPAFPLQSIVKPWPFRGWAIDMIGEIIPHSSQQHEYVMVATDYFTKWTEAIPLTSVAQKQVIDFIEEYIFC, encoded by the coding sequence ATGCCACCAATAACTGGAAAACCTTTAAAATTGTATATCTCAGCAGGGCACCAATCGATTGGTTGTCTATTGGCTCAAGATAATGAAAGTGGTCATGAACAAGCCATTTATTATCTTAGTAGGAGATTAAATGAATGTGAGATAAAATACAAGCCTATTGAAAAGTTATGTttaacattgtatttttctgctATCAAATTAAGATATTACATGTTACCATCGACGGTACACGTAATTGCACAAACAGATATAATTAAATATATCTTAATAAGGCCCATATTAAGAGACAAACAAGGAAAATGGTTATTATCTTTAATAGAATACGATTTACAGTACGTGCCTCAAAAAGCAGTAAAAGGGCAAGCTTTAGCTGATTTCGTAGCTAATCATCCTAACATGTTAATGGAAAAGGATGAATTTGAGATACATATGATTGAAATAAAACCATGGAAATTGTCATTCGACGGTTCTAAAACTGATAGAGGGGTTGGAGCAGGCGTAGTTTTTACATCTCCAAAAGGGGACTTTTTACAGTTTTCTTTTCAGTTAGATGAAAGCAGGATCTTGaccaacaatcaagctgagtatgaagctTTGATTATCGGTTTGGAGattgcaaaagaattgaatatcAGGTATTTAAATGTTACGGGGGACTCACAGTTGGTGATTCGACAGATAACAGGTGAGTATAAGTGCAATCATCCTTTATTAGAATTACAActacaaaaagttaaaattcttgtatcatattttgatgaagtGCATTTGCAACATGTCTATAGACTGGAAAATAGTGATGCTAATCAAATGGCACAAATTGCTTCTGGAATTAGGATTCCAgaagggcaaaatgaaaaattaataaaagtcCAAAAGAGATTCTTGCCTTTCTCTATCGAAAGAGATGGGAATGATTTTGATATTATGGAAATAAGTTTAGTTGATGATTGGAGGGTCCCAATAAAGAAATTCCTAGAGAACCCAAAGGAGaaaacagatagaaatataaaGCAAAGGGCCATTAACTATGTTATAATGGGCAATGATTTGTTTAGAAAATCTTCCGATGAAGTATTATTGTTGTGTATTGCTAAATCCCAAACAATGATAGTTATGGGAGaagttcatgaaggaacttgtgGTTCTCAtcaatttggagagaaaatgaaatggttacTTAAAAGATATGGCTATTATTGGCCAACAATAAGGAAAGATTGCATCTCTTATGCTAAGGGATGTCAAAAATGTCAGCAATATGGACCCATTCAAAGGGTTCCAGCTTTTCCTTTACAATCAATTGTTAAACCATGGCCTTTTAGGGGGTGGGCAATTGATATGATTGGAGAAATAATTCCTCACTCATCTCAACAACATGAGTATGTAATGGTAGCTACAGATTATTTTACGAAATGGACAGAAGCTATCCCATTGACGAGTGTAGCACAGAAACAGGTAATTGATTTCATCGAAGAGTATATTTTCTGTTGA